The DNA segment GTCAAGTTAATATTTTTCTATGATTTGAGTATCGATACTTTTTTGTTTAAATACGAGAACTATTTTCTTGATAAGCTATACTGTttgatttgtttattttttatagtttATTGTAAAGGCTTTAATATTACATTCAGAATTTTATATACTATTttattttcatcatcatcattattattattattagcagtACAGTATAATTGCCATCCCtaacaaaaaaattatcattattattataattatttaaccATATAATAAATTTCATGTTAGTCATTATTAGTGTATACGAGAGCGTCGATGTCTCTTCAGCTTCGTTATAACGAGTAAATCATTATTTTGGCTCTCTTTAATCACTAGGAATTATACgatgaattttatatgattttgGTCTTTTAGGATAGGCTAAAAGTATCGATCGAAGATTTTCCGACTTAATCTGTCCGAAACTTAAGTAAATATTAGGCGATGTTAGGAAGTTTGAGTATTCGAAGTTCGATCCTCAATGCTAGTTAGGAGATTGACTTTTATAACTATGAACGAAGATCGTTTGTACATGGTCTGTTAATGATTGTTAGCTCCTCGAACGATCAATTTGTACCTTCTGTGCAAGCATCGATTGACTTATACGTATTCGCACCATACGATGCCGTCCTAAGCTTTTCCATAGCAACTTTGTACTATGCGGCTTGATCTCGTATGACCTCGAACAACATGAGAGTAGGCGATTATCCTATCCGAGTCCGAGATGTCGCATTAATGTAGTACACCATGTCATCCCTAAAGCTCCATGTTAGTTAATTGTTATTGCGGAGGTGATATAAGCATATGTCCTATCAATATGATTTTGTTCTTTAAAGATCGACGAAAAGAGAAAGCTTTTTATTAAGTTTTTAATTATTAGTTAATCAATATGATATtattaatattcataatgaaaaaaGGTACGAATAGTGAAATCATCTCAGTGCTGATTTTGAATGTGGGGAAATAAATCCATCCCAAAGAACTATCAACATGTGAAATTAAAAGCTAATGTCAGTTTACTAAAATTCATTATAGATCGATCAGTTCAGTTCGCTTTTAGTAAGTAGGCTCCACCCATCCCAAAATCGGAAGTTGTGGATCCTCTCTAAATATAGTTTCAGATAGCGTCATCCAATTCCCATGCGAGTATCATCTTCATCTTTGGTTGGATCAAGTAACATTTTGAGCGTGTTCGAtccaaaatatatttattataggGTAAATTCTTTTAAAAAAAGTCTTTCAATTTTTAGTTTTTGTTTATGAtggttactttttatttttttctcgtaTAGTactttttagttttaaaaaagTAAGATTATCATCGGCTTCACCCCAACGGTCATCGCATTTACATAATCGTGATTGCCTTCACCTCTTGTCATTATTCATCGTCTTTATCTTATTGTGCTATGCTACGAGTCACCTTTGATGCTATAAGATTCTTGTTGTTATCCTCATGCCTCGGGCACGAGTCTCgctaccccccccctcttaaagtACTTCCTTATCTAATTCTCGTCATCTTTGCCCCTGTCATATCTTGTCATTATCTCTTCTCATTCGTAAGACCTCTCGTTATAAAGTACATGCTCGAATACCCTATTACGACTCTTTCGTCTTTTGTTCCTAATGTCAGCTTTACACTCATGCCCTATAAGAAGGTGAGTAGGAGAAGGGCGTACGTGTGAGGTGAGATAGAGACGaaagtttataattttttttagaaattaaGAAGGTTTTgtgaaaataaagtaaaaaaaaatgaaagtttttttttttctggagtaATTtgctaaaaaattaatataagaaaACATCAAGCGCGATTACCACCCATCGAAGAACATCTCCCACGTACTGTGGGGCCAGTGTCCCTCCCAATCACGATGAAGGTAAGCAAGACACGTATGATATACAACgttaagaagatgaaaaaacactTAGCGTTACCTGCTTTGTGATTGAATAAAATCGTGGAGCCCGCACGGTTTCAAAACAGAGGTAGACGAGTAGGTAAGTTCGAGGAGACGCCTACGTGTTCGAGACGAAATGGGGAAGGGGGAGTTGAAGTGTCCACGTGGTCCAGCAAGCGAAGCGTAGTCTTAACGAGACGGCGAGCTGCGACGGCCACCGGGTGGGTGGCGTGGTGGGGTGTGGTTCGCCCGCGTATCACGACCACAACTGAAACCACATCGTCTCGGCTCGAAACAAAGCACGAGATGAGACACTCCAAACCAACATAAAAGTTAGACGGGCCGCCTCCCGACTCCCGAGCTGAAAGCACACCCTCGTCTAGCCCCTCTCCTCACTCGGACAACGCAGCGACGCTGTGCCCCCTGCGCCTCCTCCTCTCCGTCACCATCTGCCAGATCCGAGCTAGCTCGCCGACCTCGACCCCTAGTCCTATGGCGTCCTCACCATTGCGGGGGCGCGGTCAAGGGAGCTAGGTTTCCGCAGTCACTGCGTCCCTTTTCTCTTCTTTGCTGCTCCCGTCGTCGCATTCTTGTGCTGCTCCGTGTCCACCGTTTGCATTCTTCCCATTTGCGAGCTTGGTGTGGCGATCTGCCCTCTTCTTTCTAAGTTTGGCGATTCCACCTTGGACGAGGTTGCTTCCTGGTGGGAGGAAAAATGAATCGGAGCTTTAGGGCAGGAGCAGCGACAGGGAGAACGGTGACGAAAGAGGCGGACGAGGAGCTCGCCCTCTTTCTCGAGATGCGCAAGCTGGAGAAGGAGCGGAACAACCTTCTCCTGCACGGCGCCGGCGAGCTCGATCCGCCTCTGGGTAATGTCGTCATTAGGTTTTCCTTTCTTGAAGAAATGACCAGTTTTTGTTCCTTTTACCCTCTCTCGGCCGTCAGCTGCAGATTCCTTGCTAGCAATACGTTTACTTTGGCCGCTCTTTTCTATGTTTCCTGCATTGTAGGGGCTAAACCTGGGACTGCTCCCATATTCAAGATCGCCTCATCAGCACCGGCGCGCAAGGCTGGAATCGATGACTTTCTGAATTCGGACAGTGAAAAGAATGACTATGACTGGTACCCTCGCAATATTTTTCTTTCTGTTCGCACCTTTCTCTGGCTATTCATCGTGTTCTCCGTGAAATGTTTTCCTTTTGCCAATGCCATCACTATTAATCTTGAGGTGTTAGGATCACTATGCTAATATATTGTGAAATGCTTTCTTCATAAGGCACGTCTTGTAAAGGAGGCAAAATGCTTTTGTCTTAAAAGTTTTGGATGACCATAATTTTTATGTCTGCATACTAATATGTTTGAAGGAAACGATCTGGAAGCTCGATTGTGGCATATACGGTATTAAAAACAGTGGCGCCTTTTGGACATTGTCAAAACATGCCAGTGGTGGGTTCGTTTAAATGTGACCAATGTTGGTTTAGATTTATGAATCTTAGAATCCAAAAACGGAAAACCTTTGTTTGCATTTTGTTACTCAGCTCAAGGAACTCTAGGATACTCCAATAAATGTGGTTCTTCTCACCATTTAGTGTTCATTCCACGATTCTTAGTTCCTTgtgctagccgactactcaataaCAATTTCAAAGATTCAAATTGTTTAGTATCATATTGTCATAGACAAAATTGTAAATACGGTGTTCAATGTAATGCATGTATATGTTCATATCTTTTGGTTTTGTTGATGCTTTGTATAGCATGTAAAGGACTTGTAGTAGGCTTGACAACcttattttggttggcttttgtaGCCGTTTCAGGCTTATAAACACAGGTTGTGTGTAATCGTCACGTAGAGACAAAACAACCCAGAAACAAACTAATCATTTTGAGGGTTTTCTAGCTCTGTTGAGTGGTGTGGACTGTCAGCTAGCACAACACCAAGGAGCTACCTGAGTTGGACACGGTTGAATAGGCCTTTGGAGTAGTGCCTAGGGTTGGTTCGCTGCCTTGTTCCGCAATAGTGCCATGTTGGCACTTATGGAGACTTTTGGCCGTGGCAGACCACCTTGAACAATTTGTCGCGTGGCCGTTCAGAGCTTGCGaaatctatgtttgtaatttgtattatctatcaagtgtttgcttaAATGACTGGTTGTGTGATCCCGAGTTAAATGTTTTCTTTAACCCGTCTTCTCTTTTCTAGGTCCTTAAGGGACTATAAGAGGTTTAGGGAAGGTCGattctttgcggacggacatgcaaaggtgctgcacgacttaagcaaaaccagttaagtccgtgacatatAGTATTAGAGTGAGACAAGCACATTTAAAAACGCTTGGTATGTAGACGTGGGGGACTTAGCgaggctgtgttgagggcagctAGCTCGCACGATTGTTTGAGGGAAATAGGTgttgagatgtagggaaaagagccaCTCAGAGGAGCAGACATCCGAGATtgccattcagaggaatgactaaCTCTTCGCGCGAGAGACACAACGAGGACAAGCGAGCTGAGAAGAATACGTAGTGGACAAAGGTTGGGATGCCTGAGTTCTAGCTACGACTTGATGTTGGCAACCAAACTCGATAGTGCTTAAGGCAAGCAGGGTGCTTGGCAAGGGATGAGATCGTACAAGGAGGGATGGGTTGCTCAgtgaccaaaagagttgtgcaaagctcacagaggtgaggagaattgTTAACTCGAAGGATTCAGTTCtcgtgcaagggcttgtatgcggatgatgggcTATCTGTGTCCATCCTGAGGCGATCGAAACTTGACGCCatgaagcattgaaactttctctccaGCATGGGAAGAATACATTCGTagaaggttgaagtgtgcaataagttcagcatgttgttagGCCTTTAGGGGTGCAGCGAGGGCTGTATTAGTGAAGAGTCGCAATCTGGCAAGAGCATTTGGGAGGTGGAATagtgcatagtttgttcaacaaGGCGGAATAGTCCAAAGGGATGGTGGTATCCAAAACTTCTAGAGGGAAGGATGCGAAGAGAAAAGTTACTCCAACGGGacatatccaagagggataagttttggttctccaaagggagaataatATGTAATGGATTGATTGCTCATGTTGAGAAGGGATACCTTAAGCTAATAGCTCCAAAAAGCTCAACGGACCAAGCGAACAGtgtggagtcgtcgcatgatgtcACACGAGGTAATGCGttggtggatgcattatgagATCAACTGGGGTATCAACCCAAGGTAACACCAAATGAAGATACACTTAGAGTCAAGGTGGAGAGCAGACTCAAGACAACAACTTCAAAAAGCTTAACAGACCGAGTGAACgatgaggagtcatcgcatgatcttacACAAGGTAATGCATTGGTGGACGCATTGCAAGATCTAAGTGGGGTATCGACCCAAGATAACATCAAACGaatgcacacttagagtcgatgtggagattgaACTCAATGCAGGACTTAGCCGTGAAATgatgggtgcgagggccaccattaacTCAAAACAAACTAAGGAGCAGAGTAACTTGGGTGGAACTTGGTGAAGTgcctaagccgcatgaagggagtcgacATAGAAGACGGAACATGGAGAGAAGACACAAAGCTcttcttggacagaggtcaaggacatgaactcttgcagagacaagagcgagatcatgtcattccatgggTCCCTTGTtctaatggagcggactcatcttgtataGTGCCAAAGTCAAAGGGAGTTTcgaggcatatgcaccttatcttggcGAAGCATTTAACGAAGAaactaagacgactcaacttACAGAGGCAAAGATGGGGTTAGAAGGCTTTgatacggggcaagaggatgcgtaagcagatactcttgaagaatatattgtAGTGCTGCCATTTAAATTGCCACAAAGGAAGCGGTacacagtggagattgtgctgggggTAGGAGCCCAGAATTTAGACAATAATGCACTAATTTCAGTGAAGTTGGTAGACTTCGAGAGCTAGTAGgtgacggattgtcctagagctgTGCTTCGTCCGGGTGTGACCCGAAAGcgagtggacgaaggtcgattgccaaatgagcAAACACAATTGGAGGTGATAGAGGCCCTACgatgtgttggcaaaggccacacaggtAGAGATTGTAGTTCGAGTTTATCACATAAAGATCAAAATGTAATGAAGATGCCACTAGAAGACGACATGatgtagcggatcatggtggaacaattcgaAGCAATGTGACACACACGAGAGAAGTCTcatgagggacttgatcatacagaggcatgatcaggagctattgggagctccacttcggtgaataacacaaCAACTAGAAGAGCTATGAATTTAAGGAGTAAATGCCATGATATCGCAAAGATAGGTCTttcatgcgtgcatcgaattttgcataagATAAAAGTCATGATCATTAGTATACGGGTGTTATGTACTGTCAAGGGAGAATTTCgagtgcaagtaccaatgagtcccatgagagagacttgatcatatagaggtataatCAGAGTGATTGCTCTAAagtttatattcgcttaagggagcccgacaagtcgaaAGACAAGGCCGAGTGAGTAAAAGTTGCTACCAAGGACGCAAAGGAGAATAGAATTGGCGCGAGCCCTGTAacatgatggcggaggccatTCATAGGAGTTGTAGTCTGTTTGTCCATCGACCAAAAGGAATTGCTCGGAGAACACAAAGGTATTAAAGTAAatggttgaaaggggcgaggaagcgatgaagaGCCCAGAGGGACTTAGTTATCTAAAACCAAGCGTTGGTaaaaatggaggtggactcaaaggtgTGCCATAGTGATACCGAGGTGGATCAACCGATCGCGaagaaagggatgtagatgcgagacgatagatagtagggccatgggcatggcaatgcCATGGTACCGTCTAAGTAGGACTTTTAtggagtcattgatcccttgctctcatgaagggagagtgcttggtcctgaaaggggctgaggaggtgaagaatgcagagacaaactccaagtatcgagacaagatcAAAGGCAGAGGCCAGGAAACTTTGGAAGACCCGTGTCGAcgggcttctcatcaagatagccgaaagtgagggACTTCGGGTCATTGTAAAAGTACTCGACTAAGGAACGGAGTAGGCAATATGCGATGCTGTACCTtttctactcagaggagtaggcgacaAAAATGATagggaagatggtacaatcccaaaggtgaccaaaactattgaAGACTTGCTCTAAGTCAGGacgaaattttaattttttagggCAAAACTTTTTGCATTTCAAAAGTTCGATAGaagggtgccgcacgatttaggcaaaaccagttaagtccatgACGATACAACGTTGTGTATCCTAAATTATTATTCTGAAGaactaatttcttaatatatatatgttgttaACCTAAACTAATTTTGAGGCTTATTTATTTGTAAATTATATTTGCACTTCATGTCTCTTCTGTGTTGTATATGTATCTTCATGATAAGCAATTAAATATTTGAACCATAGCGACTGTTTTCATATCTTCCCCTAAACTTCAAACCACCACCAATTCCATGTTAAAAGTTGGGCTGGAGGATTGACACAAAAGCATGCGTGTCAAAGCTTTAACCATTGCCAACACATCTAAAAGCTTACCTGCTTGATGATATAGATCTTTGTCATTTATCTTCTAATACTTCCCCACGCATCTGAGAAAGCAAAGTAGCTTAAgtgtcattttagatttttaactgAGTACCAACTGATCTAAAAGCTTAAGACTGAGGACTTCCTGGTCCAATAGCATATTACCACCTTAAGCTAATagataaatatcatttatattCTAACATGGCGAGTCACTAATAATTAGTAAAGTATCGCAGGCCTGAAATTAGAACCTGACCTCGATTCCCAATCTACATATGACTTGTTAACCCATAACCCTGAAGATCCATGCTTCTGATATAGGTATGTGTCCAGTCCTGTTGGCAGCCTATTCAGATGAAtggatggaagataatagtttgcTTGTATGGAGTTATATTAAGTTAATGATGAAGATAGTTATCAAAATATCAGTTAATGTTATTTATAAGAATTTGTACATTGGTCATATATTGTAGATATGTAGGTGTATATTAATTTCATGTTTAGTATTGCACAATActgaaattaatatattttttgccCTGAACAAATTTTTATTTGCTTTGTAAGCTTGAATGCACTATGACATTGTTAACTTCTGATGtcagattttatgattttatatgaTAGCATGATCTTCTTAATATGCAAATTTGATAAACACAAAATGATGAGAATACAATACAATGAAGAAGTAGCCAAGTTCAGAATAATCTAATTGGGTAGTTACTACTTGTTTAACTTTTatgatgtgattttttttttctttttgtaggcTTCTTACGCCACCAGGTACTCCACTTTTTCCATCTCTAGATACTGAATCTAAAAGATCTCCTGTTGGCAGCACTGGGACTCCAAAAGCTCGCCCCACGGTGCTGAAATCTAGGGTGAGCTGTCTAACTATGTATCTCCTTAAGCTTGCACATAGCAGATTCCATGCCTATGTTAATGTGAATTTGGACCCACAAGAAACCATGGATTTGTTTGATGCATATTCTAGTATTACTTTTACATTTGTATAACTACAATAGGCTTTCTGGATATATGTTGCACCAGTAAACCATCTACAATTTCTCTCTTTGTTTATGCTGGGTTGAGGTGCTCAACTCTATGGAAAAGAATGGCAAAGAAAAATAATTGAGCCCCACTTCAATAATTAGTATCTTGTCAGTATAACTTTTAACTTTCATTTAAAGTTAGAAGAAAACTGCTTCTCCATTAAAACCTAAAAGGTTAGGTAATTAAAATCTAGGACTCAATCCTCAAGCAGTTGCATCAATGTGTGAACTTGGTAGGTTATGGGTGGAAGAGATCTAAATCATTGTCCATTTTCGCATAGTTCCTTCTACAGCTTTCATGATAGAGCATTGAACATTTCTTTACGATTCCTCCATGTCCTAGAAACTGCTAACTCTACTTATATAACTATTATTTATCAGGCTTCTCAATTTTGGATGTGCCATGAATTCATGAAATCATCTGTACAAATTCTAGGTAATCCAGTGTCTACACATTCAATCAGAAGCAAGGGCTGTGCAAGAATCATCTGTTGCATATCCAAGTTCTTGCTTAATTCACTAACTAAATTGTTCTCTTAGCTTATACCTGaggccttggaagtcatctaaccATATAAAGATCAATCAGGATGTTCCTAACCAGTACTCCTATAGCTTCATGGTTAATTATATCTTAAAAAGATTTACAAATCTTGATAAtcacatccctctctctctctctctctctctctctctctctctctttgcattCCATTTTGATAAACAAATAGCTTACAGAACTGGCTTTTATCTAATGTTTCTTTCCTCAAACTCCCTGTTGATCTGACTGAAAATCAGTTTCACTAACATTTTGACATTAAATGCCATGATTAGAGAATTTCTTTGTTGGCCATACATGTCAATTTGTTTTAAGTGCTGAATTATAGTTATGGTCAAAATTTCTTTATTCACTCCAAACAAGTTGTCCATTTTTGCTTGTCATATCCAACCAATTTGCCGGTGGAATTATTCTTCCATCACAGTTGGACAATTTTGATTATGGAAACAATGTTTATGTATGCAAATCTTTATGCAAATACATTTCTACAATGAATTCTTTGGTGCATTGCTTTATTCTGATGTTACTTCTATGCACTATAATGTTGTGTTTTCAGTTAGCAAATTCTCCAGATCCTTCAAGGAGCACACTGGCACCAAGGCAACCAGCATCATCATCTGGCTTGAACTCTGCGATTGGAACCCGCAGACCATCATCATCTGGTGGTCCTACTCATAGTTCATCTAGACCTGCAACTCCAACCGGACGTCCAACGTTACCTGCTGCTTCAAAACCAACAAGACCTTCCACTCCCCCTTCTCGAACTACTTtgccgtcaaagtcattggctcCACCACGATCGTCAACACCTGTTAGATCTTCCACGCCGACATCTAGGCCATCAGTGCCGGTAGTCAGCAAGCCTTCATCAAGGTCAGCTACCCCTACAAGACGACCTTCTGTGCCATCTACTGTATCATCCAGTTCTGCTCCATCAAGTAGATCATCTTCTGTCACGAAGTCAGGTCCAACAATATCTAAAAGTTCAGTGCCGCCACATGGAAGCTCTCCAACCATAAAACCTAGACCATTGAAACCCACAGACATCCCTGGTTTTTCTCTGGATGCACCCCCAAATTTAAGGACAACATTGCCTGAGAGACCCTCCTCAGCTTCTCGGGGTAGACCTGGAGCTCCCAGCAGTCGATCATCTTCTGTTGAGCCTGGGCCAAACATCCGTCCAAGGAGACAGTCTTGCTCTCCATCCAGAGGGAGGGTTCCCAACGGTAATGTTCATAAAGGCAGTTCCATTCCACCATCAAGCAGACCACAAGCAAGTGGCAGTGACAATGTGAACCCTGTTATAATTGGAAATAAGATGGTTGAACGCATAGTGAACATGAGAAGACTTGCACCTCCGAAGCAAGATGAACAACGATCAAGCCATAATAACTTCTCTGGCAAGTCTTCTCTTTCACCAGATGGTGCTGGTTTTGGGAGGACTCTGTCAAAGAAATCACTGGACATGGCGTTGAGGCACATGGTATTTATATATCATCTTTCATATCTTTTGCTCTACACTTAGCCACAACATCCTGCTTTTCCAAGATTGTTATCCATCTTTAATGGTCAAATTTCTGAATTATGATGCAACCTTGACTGGATATCTTTGCAAACTCAGGATATCAGGCG comes from the Musa acuminata AAA Group cultivar baxijiao chromosome BXJ2-8, Cavendish_Baxijiao_AAA, whole genome shotgun sequence genome and includes:
- the LOC135618581 gene encoding uncharacterized protein LOC135618581 isoform X1, producing MNRSFRAGAATGRTVTKEADEELALFLEMRKLEKERNNLLLHGAGELDPPLGNVVIRFSFLEEMTSFCSFYPLSAVSCRFLASNTFTLAALFYVSCIVGAKPGTAPIFKIASSAPARKAGIDDFLNSDSEKNDYDWLLTPPGTPLFPSLDTESKRSPVGSTGTPKARPTVLKSRLANSPDPSRSTLAPRQPASSSGLNSAIGTRRPSSSGGPTHSSSRPATPTGRPTLPAASKPTRPSTPPSRTTLPSKSLAPPRSSTPVRSSTPTSRPSVPVVSKPSSRSATPTRRPSVPSTVSSSSAPSSRSSSVTKSGPTISKSSVPPHGSSPTIKPRPLKPTDIPGFSLDAPPNLRTTLPERPSSASRGRPGAPSSRSSSVEPGPNIRPRRQSCSPSRGRVPNGNVHKGSSIPPSSRPQASGSDNVNPVIIGNKMVERIVNMRRLAPPKQDEQRSSHNNFSGKSSLSPDGAGFGRTLSKKSLDMALRHMDIRRSVPNSLRPLMANIPASSVYSVRSGATRSRTVSVSDSPLATSSTVSSEQSVNNNMLGLDGSEIEDEITSDKRGRCPPAVPNTR
- the LOC135618581 gene encoding uncharacterized protein LOC135618581 isoform X2: MNRSFRAGAATGRTVTKEADEELALFLEMRKLEKERNNLLLHGAGELDPPLGAKPGTAPIFKIASSAPARKAGIDDFLNSDSEKNDYDWLLTPPGTPLFPSLDTESKRSPVGSTGTPKARPTVLKSRLANSPDPSRSTLAPRQPASSSGLNSAIGTRRPSSSGGPTHSSSRPATPTGRPTLPAASKPTRPSTPPSRTTLPSKSLAPPRSSTPVRSSTPTSRPSVPVVSKPSSRSATPTRRPSVPSTVSSSSAPSSRSSSVTKSGPTISKSSVPPHGSSPTIKPRPLKPTDIPGFSLDAPPNLRTTLPERPSSASRGRPGAPSSRSSSVEPGPNIRPRRQSCSPSRGRVPNGNVHKGSSIPPSSRPQASGSDNVNPVIIGNKMVERIVNMRRLAPPKQDEQRSSHNNFSGKSSLSPDGAGFGRTLSKKSLDMALRHMDIRRSVPNSLRPLMANIPASSVYSVRSGATRSRTVSVSDSPLATSSTVSSEQSVNNNMLGLDGSEIEDEITSDKRGRCPPAVPNTR